The genomic DNA TGAGAGTTTTAGAGGGCATCTTAGTGTTGTTGATCTCTGATGCTCTGACTCCAATATTGAAAAAGAGCCGACGCGGAGTTGCAGATTTTGCGGTCCTTGTGCCTTGTGAGATGCCCAAGCCTATCCATGATTCTCGGAGCCGTTGCGCTGATTGGCAAACTGATGAGCAAAGAGAGAGTATCCACACAGATTGATGTCTCTGCTTTAGCCGCGAGAAGCCCCTTCGCGTTGGCCACATCCGCTGATTTCTTGGCTATGTCGAACAGCTCCAACGTTTCCTTATCGTTCTTCTTCACAACGGCGGCTACAACAGCTTTAGGGTTTGTTCCAGAAACTTCCGGAATAGACAGCTTCTTCGGCCTTGTTGAAACAGACTTGCAAGGCGGC from Raphanus sativus cultivar WK10039 unplaced genomic scaffold, ASM80110v3 Scaffold2032, whole genome shotgun sequence includes the following:
- the LOC130505131 gene encoding uncharacterized protein LOC130505131 translates to MMTMKKISTETEKARADDDRCKSFAARPVQAKKQSVKLSQNPKSVIKIKLKKPPCKSVSTRPKKLSIPEVSGTNPKAVVAAVVKKNDKETLELFDIAKKSADVANAKGLLAAKAETSICVDTLSLLISLPISATAPRIMDRLGHLTRHKDRKICNSASALFQYWSQSIRDQQH